The following proteins are encoded in a genomic region of Cytophagia bacterium CHB2:
- the tssG gene encoding type VI secretion system baseplate subunit TssG: MGTESRPDLTRVIVELERRGPEYNVFQAIFLAEIATKHWHPQRNDFVLEQTGLRFRPYEMFVYPPKDIRAIERRNNVLTFVLNFMGLYGINSPLPRCYHEQVAMQQSDHGAGEVPLQNFLDIFSNRFYWLYYQAWKKYRYYLQLRDEPENKIAPRVFSFIGRVSPDGDRAQDGPISRFRLLQFSGILSNRSRNKAGLHILLHEFFPKFQIAIREFIPHWVKLSDLPVMGEKDPEKAPTLGVNAVAGSSMRDFTSRIRIEIGPIGFADYLEFTPQAPQAELLCELLNLYLNDGLEYDVRFIIKSETIISVAWNDRRLRLGSTIWLGKPRQATVNVDYSYEQFAKRAF; encoded by the coding sequence GGAACCGAATCTCGGCCAGATCTTACCCGTGTAATCGTGGAGCTTGAGCGCCGCGGCCCGGAATACAATGTATTTCAGGCCATCTTCCTAGCGGAGATCGCAACAAAACACTGGCATCCGCAACGCAACGATTTTGTGCTCGAACAAACCGGCTTGCGATTTCGACCGTATGAAATGTTCGTTTATCCGCCCAAGGATATTCGTGCGATTGAGCGCCGGAATAATGTGTTGACGTTTGTGCTGAATTTCATGGGCCTGTACGGCATCAACTCGCCGCTGCCGCGTTGCTATCATGAACAAGTTGCCATGCAGCAAAGCGATCACGGCGCCGGTGAGGTGCCGTTGCAGAATTTTTTAGACATTTTTAGTAATCGTTTTTACTGGCTCTATTATCAGGCCTGGAAAAAATATCGCTACTACTTGCAGTTGCGCGACGAGCCTGAGAATAAAATCGCGCCGCGCGTGTTTTCGTTTATCGGCCGCGTTTCGCCCGACGGGGACCGCGCACAAGATGGCCCGATCTCCAGGTTTCGCCTGCTGCAATTTTCCGGTATCCTTTCCAATCGCAGCCGCAACAAAGCGGGGCTGCATATTTTGCTGCACGAGTTCTTTCCGAAATTTCAAATCGCGATTCGAGAGTTCATTCCGCACTGGGTGAAACTGTCCGACTTGCCGGTGATGGGCGAGAAAGATCCGGAGAAAGCGCCGACGCTCGGGGTGAATGCTGTTGCCGGCAGTTCCATGCGCGATTTTACCAGCCGTATTCGCATCGAGATCGGGCCGATCGGTTTTGCGGATTATCTCGAATTTACACCGCAAGCTCCTCAGGCTGAACTCTTGTGCGAATTGCTTAATCTTTACCTCAATGACGGCCTGGAATATGATGTACGTTTTATCATCAAATCAGAAACCATCATCTCCGTGGCGTGGAATGATCGCCGCTTGCGTTTAGGCTCGACGATTTGGCTGGGAAAGCCACGGCAAGCGACGGTGAATGTCGATTATAGCTATGAGCAGTTTGCTAAAAGAGCATTTTAG